GCGCTCGACGCGTTCGGCCAGCGCGCCCGCCGCGGCTTCCGCTGACCGCCGCCGGCGGCGCGGCGCGTACGTGGGGCCCCGTGTTCCGGGGCCGACCCGCTGCCGTCGCGCGGCGCTGCCCGTGGGGGCCCGTCTTCAGGAGCCGGCCCGACGCCGGTGGCGCGATGCTGCAGATCGAGGTCGATCTGCGCAGCATCGGTGCGCCCGAGTTCGAGTGTGCGCACATATGCACCGACCGCAGCCGCGGCCTCCTGAAAAGTGGCGGCTTCCGCGGGCCACGACGCGTACGGGCGCGCACGGAGGCGCACCGTGCGCGCGGCGCGCTACCGTGCCCGCATGGGGTCGTGGGGGAGCCTCCGTATCGGCGTACTCGCCGTCGTGGTGAGCGCCGTGCTGGTCGGCGCGAGCGGGTGCGCGGTCGAGACAGACGAGGCCCCGTCGCCGCAGGCGTCGCCGGTCGCCGACGACGCGCCGGTCGAGGCGACGCCCGTCGCGACCGGCGAGCAGGACGAACCGGTGCAGATCTCCGTCGACGGGGGCGACGCCGGCGTCGACGTCACGTTCAGCAGGGTGCGCATCGCCCCGGGCGCCACGACCGGCGAGCACTGCCACCACGGGCACCTCGTCGCGGTGGTCGAGGAGGGCGAGCTCACCCACGTCGCGCCGACGCACCCCGACGGCGTGCGCGTCTACACCGCGGGCGAGTCGATCATCGAGGGCCCGGACTACGTGCACGAGGGCCGCAACGACACCGCGGAGGACGTCGTGCTCTGGGTCGCCTACATCATGCCCGACGGCGAACCGCTCGCCGAGACCGACCTGTCGAACTGCGACGGCTGAGCGGATGCCCCGGGCCGGCCCGCTCCGGTCGGCACCGCCTCGCGTGGTCAGGTCTCGTCGACGACCGGTGCGGGTACGGCATGCGGATGCCCCGCGCGGGCGCGCGCGTGCAGGTGTCGCACCCCGGGCGGGCGCCCGCCCCGCACCCAGATCGCATAGAGCACCGCAGCGACGGCGAAGGTGGCCCCGAGGCTCACGAGCGGCCACGCGCGCGCGAGGTTCACGACCAGGGTGAAGGCGACCACGACCGCACCGACGGCGTTCAGCGCGAACGCACCACGCCGGTGCTCCCGCATCGAGAAGCGTGCCATCGCCAGCAGGCCGGCGAGGAAGCTGATGAACACGGCGACCGCATAGAAGAGGACGAGCACCTGGTCCTCGCCGCCCGCGACGAGGGTCACGGTCGCCGCGAGGCCCGAGAACAGCAGCAGGCCCCAGTACGGCGTGTAGCGCGCGGTCGTCCGCCCGAACGCGCGCGGGAGCAGGCCGACGGCGCCGCCGTCCGGGCCCCGATGGGCGGCCAGCGCCTTCAGCAGCCCGGGGCCCGCCAGCAGGGAGGAACTCGCCGCGGCGAGCAGCAGGAGCGCCGTGATGGCCTGGAACGTCGCGAACAGCCACGGCGGGGCGGCGAGTCTGGCGACCTCGGCGACCATGGTCGAGTCGTCGGCGGGGACCCCGATGCCGAGCCGCCCGGCCTCGGCGGCGAGACCGAGCGTCAACGAGCCGACCACCAGCAGGGTGAGCAGCAGCGTGGTGCGCCCGTACCGGGCCCGCCCGCGGCCGTCGAGCTGGCCGAGCTCCGCGATCGCCGAGGACGGCGCCTCGACGCCGGTGGCCAGCGCCATCGCCACGGGGAAGGCGAACACCACCGCGAGCACCGCGCCGCCCGGCGAGTCGGCGGCGGGCGCGACCGCGGCGGAGGCCGTCGCCGACCCCGATGCGGGAGCTGCGAACGCGCCGAGCACCAGCACGGCGAGCATGGCCAGCACGAACGCCGCCGTGATCGACGCGAACACGACGCGTCCGAGGCGGCCGAACCAGGTCACGATGGCGACGGCGGCGACGAGTCCGAGCGCGAGGGGGATGCGGAACGGTTCGAGCGCCGGGGCGTAGGCGATGACGGCGGATGCGCCGGCCGATGCGCTGATCGCGATCGTGAGCACGAAGTCGACGATCAGCGCCCCGATCGGGATGAACGCCCAGCCGTCGCCGAACGCCTCGCCCGCGGCGGCCGCGGCGCCGCCGCCGCCCGGGTAGCGCGCGACGATCTGCCGGTAGTTCACGACGACCAGCGCGATGATCGCGACGACGAGGCCCATCGTCGGCAGCAGCAGCGCGAGGTCGCCGTCGAGCGCACGGAGCGCGGCCTCGACGGCGTAGGCGATGGACGAGACCGGGTCGGCCATGACCGCGAACGCGAACGCGAGCAGGAGCAGCGGCCCGGCGGCGCGACCCAGTCGCCCCGCGCCCGGGCGTCGAGGGGTGCGCTCCGGAGCGGCCTCGGACATGCCGCCAGTCTAGGAAGGCCGTGGGCCCCGGGTCGCGACCCAGCGGGCCCGGCCGCCTACCCCAGCAGCACCTCGATGCGGGCGACCTCGACGGTGCCGCGCGCCCGCTCCGCGAGCCGCCGGTCGGTCGTCACGAACGCGTCGGCCTGCAACTGCGTGAGCGCGAGGTACTCGGCGTCGTAGGTGGACGCCCAGCCGAGGGCGTCCGCCAGCTCCCAGGCGCGCTTGCGCAGCACCGCGTCGCCGAGCAGCCGGATCGGCATGCGCTTGATCCGGCCGAGCCGGTCGAGCGCGGCGCCCGAGCGCAGCTCGCCCCGGTGCACCGCCTCGTGCAGCATCGACAGGGTCTGCGAGCGCAGGAGCGTCGGCGCCAGCAGCTCGTGCACGGGCGCGGACCCGAGGTCCTCGCCGGCGAGCCGGATCGCGGCGCCGGCGTCGATGACGTACCTGGTCATGCATCCTCCGGGGCTCGAAGCGGATGCCGGCAGGCTACGCCCGCCCGCCGACGCCCAGCCGCGCGCGCAGCGCCGTCTCGAGCTGTGCCCGCGTGGGGGAGCCCGACAGCCCCTGCTCCGTGGGGTACACGCGGCACGCGAGCGCGTGCGTGCGCGGGCCCGACGGGAAGAGGTCCTCGCCGTCGACGAGGAGCGTCGGGGAACCGGCGAACGCCACCGCTGCGGCATCCGCCTCGCTCCGGATCGTCACGTACTCGACGGGCACGTCCGACCGGCCGAAGCGGTCGAGCACCTCCCGCGCGAGGGCGCCGGCGCGCTCCCACCCGGGGCACGCCTCGATGTGCACGACCTGGACCCTCATGTGCCCATTGTCCCGCCCCGACGGGCCCGCCGGCCCGCAGCGTGCGCGAGAATCGGGAGTACCGCCGACGAGGGGAGTCGACATGGCCACCGGCGCCGCATCGATCGTGACCTGCCCGCAGTGCGGCACGCGCAACCGGGTGCCGCAGGCCAAGCGCGGCCGGGTGCGCTGCGCCTCGTGCCACGCCGACCTGCCGTGGTTCGTCGAGGCCGACGACGCGACGTTCCATGCCGCCGTGGTCGAGAGCACCCTGCCGGTGCTCGTCGACGTCTGGGCGCCCTGGTGCGGGCCGTGCCGCATGGTGTCGCCGATCGTCGAGCAGTTCTCGCGCGACTTCGCGGGGCGCCTCAAGGTCGTGAAGGTCAACTCCGACACGTCGCCGCGCGTCTCGCGCGCGCACGGCATCCAGTCCATCCCGACCCTCCTCCTCTACGAGGGCGGGCGCGAGGTGTCGCGGCAGGTCGGTGCGCTGCCGGCCGTGCAGCTGCGCAGCTGGGTCGACGGCGCACTGCCGTCGTAGGCCGGGCCGCCCGGGGTTCCGCGCCGGGAACGTCCGGCGTACCCTCGCAGCATGTGCCGCAACATCCACCAGCTCCACAACTTCGAGCCCGCCGCCACCGATGACGAGGTGACCGCCGCCGCGCTCCAGTACGTGCGCAAGGTGAGCGGTTCGACGAAGCCCTCGCAGGCCAACCAGGAGGCGTTCGACCGCGCGGTCGCCGAGATCGCGCACGCCACGCGCCACCTGCTGGACGACCTCGTCACGAACGCGCCGCCCAAGGACCGCGAGGTCGAGGCGGCCAAGGCGCGCGCCCGCGCCGAGAAGCGGTACGCGACGCTGTCGGCCTGACCGCGGCATCCGCTCGACCCCCGCGAAGCGCACCGCGACGGATGCCCCGGGCGGCCGCGCCGCTCAGCGCGCCAGCACCTCGCTGAGGTCGTAGGCGGAGGGCACCTCGAGCTGGTCGAACCGGCACGACTCGGGCTCGCGGTCGGGCCGCCAGCGCAGGAACCGCACGGTGTGGCGGAAGCGCCACCCCTCCATCTGGTCGTAGCCGACCTCGAGCACGCGTTCGGGGCGGAGCGGTACGAACGACGTGTCCTTCCCCGACGAGAAGCGGCTGCGGTCCGTCGCGGCGGCCGACACGGCACCGTCGTCGTCGCGCACGACCAGCGGCTCCAGCTCGTCCACGAGTTCCCGCCGCTTCGCATCGGTGAAGGCCGACGAACCGCCGACCATGCGCAGCTCGCCGGTGTCGTCGTAGAGGCCGAGCAGCAGCGAACCGACGCCCGTGCCCGACCGGTGCACCCGGTAGCCGGCGAGCACCACGTCGGCGGTGCGCTTGTGCTTGATCTTCAGCATCGCCCGCTTGTTCGGCAGGTACGCGCCGTCGAGCGGCTTCGCCACCACGCCGTCGAGCCCGGCGCCCTCGAAGCGCTCGAGCCAGGTGCGTGCGAGGTCGGCATCGGTGGTGACCTGCGTGACGTGCACGGGCGGGGGAGCGTCGCCGAGAGCGGCCTCGAGCCGCGCGCGCCGCTCGCGGAACGGCAGGCCGACGAGCGACTCGTCGCCGAGCTCGAGCAGGTCGAACGCGACGAACGAGGCCGGGGTCTGGGCAGCGAGGCGCTGCACCCGGCTGTCGGCCGGGTGGATGCGCTGCCCGAGCGCCTCCCAGTCGAGGCGTTCGGAGCCGGCCGCGCCCGAGCGCACGACGATCTCGCCGTCGACGACGCAGCGCTCCGGCAGCAGCCGGGCGAACGCGTCGACGAGTTCGGGGAAGTACCGCGTGAGGGGCTTCGCCCCGCGGCTGCCGATCTCCACCTCGCCGTCGTGCACCCGCACGATGCCGCGGAAGCCGTCCCATTTCGGCTCGTAGGCGTACCCGCCGGCGACCGCGTCGGCGTCGGGGACCGACTCGACCGATTTCGCGAGCATCGGGGCGATGGATCCGGTTTCTGCGGCCATGTCGGCATTCTCGCAGTGCCCGTCCGACATCCGCAGCGTTCCGCATGACGATGCCGATCCGAGGGCATCGACGGATGCCTCGGGGCTCGGATCCACGACTGAATCGTCTCAGAATTGAGGTTTCTCCCAGATTCGGCTGGCAGAGTCCCCGACTTGTACGCCTGAATACCTCAATCGTTACCAAACCGAAACCGGCCCCACTGTGTACACAGACGGTTTCCCAACGCGAAGACAGTATGCAGAAACAGACCCACCTCAGTTCCCCCGACGCCACCCCCGAGACTCCGAACGCCACCGGCGCCCGCCGTGCCCGCTCACCCCGCTCGCGGAAGCTCCTGGTCGGCGCGACCGCGCTGGTCGCGGTCGGCGCGATGACCGGCACCGGGTTCATGGCGCAGTCCGTGGTCGCCGACCAGCAGGCGCGCATCGCCGCGACGACCTGGATGACCAACGCGGTCGGCCTCGACGCCGACCAGCACCCCGCCTACGACGCCGCGCTCGCATCGCGCGCGAACCTCGACGCCGAGGCGACCATCACGGTCGCCAAGCAGGCCATCGAGCAGGCCGACGGCTACGCCGACGCATCCGACCTCGAGGCATCCGTCGCCAGCCTGGAGTACTACGAGCTGCTCGCCCCCGAGCGCGTGTTCCTGCTCGTCGACCAGACGACCGAGCACGCCGATGACGTGACGGCCGAGACCAAGAAGGCCGTCGAGGCCGAGAAGAAGCGCAAGGCCGAGGAAGCCGCGAAGAAGGCCGCCGAGGAGGAGGCCGCGCGCAAGGCCGCCGAGGAGGCCGCCGCGGCCGAGGCCGCCGCCGCCGCACCCGCCGCACCGGCGATCCCGACCGCGCCCGCCAACCCGAGCGGCGCCCAGGCGATCGCACGCGACATGATGGCGTCCTCGTACGGCTGGGGCGACGACCAGTTCGGCTGCCTCGTGAGCCTCTGGAACAAGGAGTCGGGCTGGAACGTCTACGCCTCGAACCCCTACAGCGGCGCGTACGGCATCCCCCAGGCGCTGCCCGGCTCGAAGATGTCGACCGCCGGCGCCGACTGGCAGACCAACGCGGCCACGCAGATCCGCTGGGGCCTCGGCTACATCGCCGGCCGCTACGGCACGCCGTGCGGTGCGTGGAACCACTCGGTGTCGGTCGGCTGGTACTGACCCGACGCTGAACGAGCGGCCCGGCGGCACGATCCGCCGGGCCGTTCGTCGTCCGCCGATACGATCGGCGACATGCCGATCATCCGCGACACGCTCCGCACGATGATCGCGCCCGTCACGCGCACCCGCCTCTTCCGCCGGTGGGCTCCCGCGGCCCTCCCGCCGCTCGAGCGCGCGATCGCGTGGGCCACGCGCGGGCGCATCCAGGTGAGCGCGCTCCTCGTGCCGTCGCTCGTGCTGCACACCGTGGGTGCGCGCTCGGGGCTCCCGCGCGAGACCGTGCTCATGTACTGCCCCGACGGGAACGGCAGGGCGATCGTCGCGGGCAGCAACTTCGCACGCGGTCGGCATCCCGCGTGGACGGCGAACCTGCTGGCGCATCCCGATGCCGAGATCGACGTCCGCGGCACGCGCTTCGCCGTGCGGGCCACGCTCATCGGTGACGACGAGCGCGACGCGGTGTGGGCGCGCATCGAGCGCCAGTGGCCGGGGTACCGCGGCTACGAGCGCGAGTCCGGGCGCGTCGTGCGCCTGTTCCGGCTGCAGCCGGTCGCAGCCGTGCCTCCGCAGGCGGGCTGAGCCCGATCGGCTCGGCGCGGCTCAGGTGCGTGCGAGGACGGCCGGCGCCTCCGGTTCTCCCGCCTCCGGCAGCACCGCCGCCCGTCTGCCCGCGACGACGCCGAGCACGGCCCCGACGACGAGGAGCAGGGCGGATGCCGCCAGCAGCGCGGACCCGCCGGGCCACGCGGTCGCGACCGTGGCGGGCGTCGCCGGGGCCCAGAAGTGGGAGATGCCGTAGCCCACGCCCGCGACGACCGAGAGCGCCGCCGCGACCGGTGCGACGACCGCGATCCAGCGCGGCCGGGCGAGGGCCGCGGCCAGGAGCAGGGCGAGGGCGAGCACGCTCATGTGCAGGTAGCGACCCTGCGCCGCGCGGACGATGCCGTCGAGCAGCCACGCGCGCCCGCTGCCGAGGGCGAAGACGACCATCGGCAGGATCCAGGCGCCGTGCAGCACGACCAGCAGCATCGGCGAGGCGCGCAGCCGCCACGAGCCGAACACGAGTGCGGCGAGCACGGCCAGGCTGGCGGCGACGTGCAGCGCGTCGGGGAGCGGCGTCTCGAGCCAGCCGAGGTTCAGCCAGAGCGACGCGGACAGGTCGTGGAGGAACCGCGGCGCCCACTCGAGCAGTGCGTCCGCGTCGATCGGCGGCGTGGCCCGATCGCTGTTGCCGGTCGGCTGGATCGCCCCGAACACGACCAGGTTCCGCAGCCACCACGCCGTGCCGATCATCGCGATGCCCGCGGCGACGGCCATGCCGACCCACGCGGCGCGCCCGTGCCGGCGCAGCGCCGCGAGGTACGCGATCGGGCCGAGCGGAATGAGCGCGAGTGCGAAGCCCTTCGTGAGCAGGGCGAGCGACAGCGCGG
This is a stretch of genomic DNA from Agromyces sp. SYSU T00194. It encodes these proteins:
- a CDS encoding cupin domain-containing protein; its protein translation is MGSWGSLRIGVLAVVVSAVLVGASGCAVETDEAPSPQASPVADDAPVEATPVATGEQDEPVQISVDGGDAGVDVTFSRVRIAPGATTGEHCHHGHLVAVVEEGELTHVAPTHPDGVRVYTAGESIIEGPDYVHEGRNDTAEDVVLWVAYIMPDGEPLAETDLSNCDG
- a CDS encoding amino acid permease, with the protein product MSEAAPERTPRRPGAGRLGRAAGPLLLLAFAFAVMADPVSSIAYAVEAALRALDGDLALLLPTMGLVVAIIALVVVNYRQIVARYPGGGGAAAAAGEAFGDGWAFIPIGALIVDFVLTIAISASAGASAVIAYAPALEPFRIPLALGLVAAVAIVTWFGRLGRVVFASITAAFVLAMLAVLVLGAFAAPASGSATASAAVAPAADSPGGAVLAVVFAFPVAMALATGVEAPSSAIAELGQLDGRGRARYGRTTLLLTLLVVGSLTLGLAAEAGRLGIGVPADDSTMVAEVARLAAPPWLFATFQAITALLLLAAASSSLLAGPGLLKALAAHRGPDGGAVGLLPRAFGRTTARYTPYWGLLLFSGLAATVTLVAGGEDQVLVLFYAVAVFISFLAGLLAMARFSMREHRRGAFALNAVGAVVVAFTLVVNLARAWPLVSLGATFAVAAVLYAIWVRGGRPPGVRHLHARARAGHPHAVPAPVVDET
- a CDS encoding type II toxin-antitoxin system VapC family toxin, which translates into the protein MTRYVIDAGAAIRLAGEDLGSAPVHELLAPTLLRSQTLSMLHEAVHRGELRSGAALDRLGRIKRMPIRLLGDAVLRKRAWELADALGWASTYDAEYLALTQLQADAFVTTDRRLAERARGTVEVARIEVLLG
- the trxA gene encoding thioredoxin is translated as MATGAASIVTCPQCGTRNRVPQAKRGRVRCASCHADLPWFVEADDATFHAAVVESTLPVLVDVWAPWCGPCRMVSPIVEQFSRDFAGRLKVVKVNSDTSPRVSRAHGIQSIPTLLLYEGGREVSRQVGALPAVQLRSWVDGALPS
- a CDS encoding DUF2277 domain-containing protein — encoded protein: MCRNIHQLHNFEPAATDDEVTAAALQYVRKVSGSTKPSQANQEAFDRAVAEIAHATRHLLDDLVTNAPPKDREVEAAKARARAEKRYATLSA
- a CDS encoding ATP-dependent DNA ligase codes for the protein MAAETGSIAPMLAKSVESVPDADAVAGGYAYEPKWDGFRGIVRVHDGEVEIGSRGAKPLTRYFPELVDAFARLLPERCVVDGEIVVRSGAAGSERLDWEALGQRIHPADSRVQRLAAQTPASFVAFDLLELGDESLVGLPFRERRARLEAALGDAPPPVHVTQVTTDADLARTWLERFEGAGLDGVVAKPLDGAYLPNKRAMLKIKHKRTADVVLAGYRVHRSGTGVGSLLLGLYDDTGELRMVGGSSAFTDAKRRELVDELEPLVVRDDDGAVSAAATDRSRFSSGKDTSFVPLRPERVLEVGYDQMEGWRFRHTVRFLRWRPDREPESCRFDQLEVPSAYDLSEVLAR
- a CDS encoding nitroreductase family deazaflavin-dependent oxidoreductase, giving the protein MPIIRDTLRTMIAPVTRTRLFRRWAPAALPPLERAIAWATRGRIQVSALLVPSLVLHTVGARSGLPRETVLMYCPDGNGRAIVAGSNFARGRHPAWTANLLAHPDAEIDVRGTRFAVRATLIGDDERDAVWARIERQWPGYRGYERESGRVVRLFRLQPVAAVPPQAG
- a CDS encoding DUF2142 domain-containing protein, which encodes MLRRPGAVLLGVAAATAMLAGALLAWSLTTPGYRGPDEPQHVSTALRLATGGGYPAPATAELDDGVRGSYEWFGFPDASSVFETAGPVGALETASAPSAAALRAGGGPYADDGLLDQMTQHPPAYSAYLTAWVWAFGLDDAPVHTMLLVLRLASALLLLPIPWLIAASARAAGLPPTAQLVGAFLPAAWMQFVHIGGVVNNGTLLALASSVYLWLLVRVVGGDLRVRTALGVGAALSLALLTKGFALALIPLGPIAYLAALRRHGRAAWVGMAVAAGIAMIGTAWWLRNLVVFGAIQPTGNSDRATPPIDADALLEWAPRFLHDLSASLWLNLGWLETPLPDALHVAASLAVLAALVFGSWRLRASPMLLVVLHGAWILPMVVFALGSGRAWLLDGIVRAAQGRYLHMSVLALALLLAAALARPRWIAVVAPVAAALSVVAGVGYGISHFWAPATPATVATAWPGGSALLAASALLLVVGAVLGVVAGRRAAVLPEAGEPEAPAVLART